The Candidatus Marinimicrobia bacterium CG08_land_8_20_14_0_20_45_22 genomic sequence CGGAAAATGATGGCGACATTTGGAATGGACAAACAACTCGCGCAAATGCCAAATCTCGTCATTACCGAACCGCTTGGCTATCTCGAATTTCTCAATTTACAAAAAGACGCCTTCATGCTGTTGACCGATTCCGGCGGAATTCAGGAAGAAACAACCGTTCTGGGAATTCCGTGTTTGACAATGCGAGATAACACAGAACGACCAATCACCGTCTGGGAAGGTACTAACGAATTGGTCGGCAACGATCCCAAACGAATCCTCGAAAGAACATTGTCGATTATCAATGGCGAAAAAAAGACCGGAAAAATACNNNNNNNNNNNNNNNNNNNNNNNNNNNNNNNNNNNNNNAAAAATACCCGAATTATGGGACGGACATGCGGCGGAAAGAATTGTGGAAATCCTGAGAAACAGGAAATAATCAGAGAATAGGGAAATCAGTATCTTTTGGCGCATCTTCTCCCCCATTTTTCTTTTTATCTTATCTTTTTTTTCGCCAGCGGCGGAAA encodes the following:
- a CDS encoding UDP-N-acetylglucosamine 2-epimerase (non-hydrolyzing), yielding AAEEKYQLKDERIKKREYILVTLHRPSNVDSAETMKGLLETFATIQQRMPIVFPLHPRTRKMMATFGMDKQLAQMPNLVITEPLGYLEFLNLQKDAFMLLTDSGGIQEETTVLGIPCLTMRDNTERPITVWEGTNELVGNDPKRILERTLSIINGEKKTGKI